The genomic region AAATCTGAACGAAACCCTAATTTCGAACCAGAATCAACAATCACAACTCTGATCACCGTTGCTCCGATCAccgtagctctgataccatgtaaaaaTCATACACAGCTATGGAAGAAAGAACACAATCAACACAATCAACAGATCAAATCAATTAACACTCAAACAACCCTAATAAACCGGGCAAAGCCCAAAACTATTACAAGATAAAGGTCCTTCTCCCTTACAACCAAAAACACCACTTCAAACTGCAATTGATCATCAACAGATGAATCAATTGCTCTTCtcaaaacctaaccctaatttgggATACAAAACAAATCGTTCACAAAACTGATACCAAAAaaagaaatataaaataaattaactaTTTATACAAAAGGTACTTTCTCCTCTAGTCACAAATAGCCCCTGGACTAGTGTTTAGGTTTCTGCCACATAACTTGTGTTTTTCTCATTTATGCCCTGAAACTTATAAACAcaaaagcaaacacaaatatgaaaAATATATGATAAATATTTCAAGTTAGATTGTTTACCTCATAACCTTGATCCTTTTGAACAATATTATTCGATTATTAGCTTTTGTTGAATAATTCTAACACTTTGTTAGAATTAATGTTTGTTGCTGGTATTGAAGTTTGGATGACTGAAGTGTTTGGTTTATTGCACTATTTTTGTTCTTTGTTTATTGAATCTCATATTGAGATTGTTTATGGTGTTCGTTCATATAATTTACTATGACAGTCACAAAATAATGGGTTATATATGCCACTACCTGTTCGAAAGCTATAGGGGAAAATTATCTATGAACTTTGTTCTCCGGCTACGGCTATATGGGAAAATTATCTATGAACTTTGTTCTCCGGCTACCTCGTACTGAGAGTGGGGTCGACTCCATTTTTGTGTTCGTCGACCAATTTTCTAACTGGTGCACTTTTTTCCCTGTAAGAAAACATCTTATGCCTCTCCCGTTGCTCGattgtttttatttttaaatttcccGACTACACAACGCCCAAAATCTATTGTATTGTATTTAACAGTGTCTTGCGTTTTCTTAGCCAATTTTGGGGTACATTGTGGCGTGTTTGACATGTCTTTGAAGTATAGTAGTACAACACATTCTTAAACAAGAAGATGGACAAAGAAGGGCTTAAACCTTGAGTGAAGTCCTCCCCTATAAAATGCGAAAAAGCTATATCAATTAGATCAAATATGAAAAAGTCTTTAACGGAAGTGGTTAACTGTACACTTAGTAAGCTCCTTTGTTGTAGTTGTGGGGATCGTCCAAAACAGTGGGACTATGCCCTTCCCCAAGCTGAGTGGTCTTTTAACGGTTCGACACATATCGCCGTTGATCATTCTGTTAGGAATTGGTAGCGGAAAACCTAAACTAACGATACCCGCATTAGCAAATatcaaattcacacaaaacttgtgTAATCGAAGTACACTCAAATACAACAaaactcataaatcaaaacaataaaTAAATGATAAACGACACAAGAATtttacgtggttatatcccaactccaatctTGGAGAAGAATTTAGTCCACGGGTGCTTTCTATATTATTGTGCACACAATTACATGAGGTTAGGGTTACATTATATTGGAATTAAAATCAATTAGAAACCAAATAAAACTCGGGAAATAAGCCCAAAAATAAGATCTCAAAACTTGGCCTCCAAGTTAGGCAGATCTCACTTGGATCACTGCAATCCCATTGACATAAGAATTTCTCCTCACATCCAAGCAAAATATCTCACTTGGATAAGTGAGATCCCATTGGAAACTTGAATTCGGATCATGATTCCTTTGTTCTAATCTTCACACACAACACGTTCAGCAGTCATGTATCAAAAGACGCATAGACGTGTCGTTGATTTATATCAACTACCGAAAAAGGCCTGACACCGATTCGGTTGCTGCTCAAGTTCGCCAAAAGTTTCGCAAGCTTATCAAAAATATAAAATGGTGGCTGATAAACATCGCAAGGTAAAACTTTTGAAGTTGACGACATGGACATGGCCATGGTCTAATTGCGGCACGAACTATTTCTGGTAGGGCAATATAGTAAGTTACAACTGAAAAGTACGGTAAGTCCCTACAAGATTCTTCATAAGATTATTGATAACGCTTATGTGGTTGATTGTTGATTTTCATGTATCCATGAATTTCCCACACACGTTCAATGTTGCAGACTTATCGATTTATCATTCGTCGGAATCTCCTTTATATCCGGATAACACGAGGGAAACTTTTTTTTCAAGTGGGAGAGAGTGAGAGACTGACACGAAACCTGACTACCGCCCGAGTCAGAGAAGTCCTATTGGAATACTAATTCCCATTATAGTTGGTTTGTTTCCTTATATATATACTCTAGCCTTAGATTTGTAAGCGATCTGCTTCTGAATTAATAAACTTATtgctttttttctttttaaaagcaACTCATATTGCTTTTTTTTATTACTTGAAAGTTTACATACACTTACTGTATTTACTTGTGTGCACGTTTGTTTACATAATACATCTCGTCCTCATCAATAGTATACATGTTTGTGTCCTGTTTTGCAACCGCTAATAAGCTTGGAGTTGATCAGCATCAGCATTTGTATCCAAACAAAGAAAAAATAATATGATCGCATCTGATTTAATTTTTCAATAAGCCTAGCTCATACACATTTATGCCGCGTATTCATTGAAGTAGACAAAATCTTATGAGCGTAACGCGTCATAAATAAATCATAATTCATAATTAAGAACAAAACCAGTAAATCCAAAACAATATTCAACTCGAAGAATCACAACACACATTTTAATCATCTCCGAGTTCAAGTTAAATAAAAATGCGTTAGCACTACTTTTTAATAACGCCGACCCTCGTGAGAGCCAAATAAGCAACCACTCGATATAGTACCATCATTGTAAGCAAAGCAACGAGCGAAATTACTTGTCCATCGAGCCCAATACTCTTGATCGCTGGATACTCAGCAACCAAACAAGTCTGGTTATTACCACATTGATAAGTCTCATCTTTCGCGTATTGTGACCCAATCAAAAGCTTGTATGTATATAAAGATACGGATATATATTTGATCCACGATATGAAAGGTGGAACATGTTGAACATAATATCCACCTGCTAATATGAATGTTAACATAATCACGGACCCTAAAAGGGTTGCAGATTTTACGTCCATAACAAGTGCACCAATTGCGAGTCCTAACCCTTGTGAGACCATAACACATAAGAGAAGTGCAAATAACGCGTATACAAAACTTGCTAAATCGGATTTAAGCCCTGCCATCCAGTATGTTATGATGCAGAACACTGTGGGAAGAACTAACACCATTGGGAGATCTACTATTGTTCTTGACATAAAATATGATGAAAGTCTATACATTCCCGAAGATCTTTCTTTCTCGAGCATATCACGTTCTTGAGGGAATGTAAATATAGCTAGAAACAAAGGGAGAAATCCCCAAAATGCAGTATAGAAAAACAACAATCCTGACTGCAAATTACGAGCATATAATTTTGACTTAAGAAAACTGTACTCTGTCCACCCAATAAATTACAAGTATATAAATTTTTACTTAAATATTCTACTCCCTCCGCCCAGTACTTATTGTCCTTGACAAAAAACAATCGGTTTAAACAAAAGTTACTGTGTCACATGTATCTTTTGTTGACATTTCAGTTTACTTTTGTTTTACACGCATAAAGTAATGACATAAAAAAACTTTATCTTATTATTCAAATCTATTTATGGAAGTGAACATTTAACTTGAGACAACCCAAAAATAAATAGTGGACGATAAATATGGGACGGATGGAGTTTTTAATATAAGATGTTTGTAAGTAGTATAATGATCAGAGGCGATTGTACATGGAAGTGGGTGGGGTTCTATGACCCCACTATTTTGAAAAATTTTTATACAATGTACCCTTCAAATTgtgtaggacaccactaaatttaaccatAGGACTCCATATATTTTTGAAACTTATGAGTTTTTTggaggtaaacaaccactaaattACCCTTAAAACATAATTAACTTTGAAATTTTTTTTAGGACCCCATTGAATTatcatcctagaatcgccactgataATGATTATAATGAGATTAGCATATATACCTGATCTTGTAAATGGGCTGTATCTGATTGCCACCATAGCAAACCACAGATGAACGCGATTATTACAACCTCGGAAATCTGTAGAACATCAAACGACTCGTGTCTCCTTTGTTTTAGACCTCTTCGTAGCAAAATTGTAAATTGTTGCAACCAAGTTGTACTCCATCTTTCAGACTTGTTGTGATCTGAGACTTCATTAACGCGACGTTCTTCAAAATCTAATGTCTCAGTTTTCAGATTCTCGGCTAGATTCGACTTATAAGCTGATACCAATTTCTCCTTTACTTCATCTTGATCCTCCTGACTTGTATCATCAGGTGATATCCCTATATTTCATTTCAGTTTTAAACAAATACAAAAATAGTCATTTAATCACAATCAGACACATTCTCTATATTAATGCTTAGAACTCTGCAAATAACATACTCCCTTCTATACTGTTCCGTTTGAATTTTTAAAATCTTTCGTTTGGTCTTACATACATAAATTACGGGCATAAATGAACTGTATCtctttatttttatctatttatgacaTAATGGAAAtaaacaattaatttgggacatcccaaagaGAAATACTTGACAATAAATATGAGACGGAGAGAGTATTTGATAAAAATCATAAGAATGGGTTCATTTTTAAAATCTGTTTCCATTAGTATAACTTTCATCTAATATTATATAACTTACATACGAATATTTAAAGTAAAGTTATACAAGAATACTTAAAAAATCAAATTGGTGTAGTAATTTTGGAACAGATGAAGTATTAATGATACATACCATTTGCAAGATCTAACAAAAAATCGCAAGGATTCATTGCAACAAATGGTGAATATCCAACACGATGAAAATAATCCATAACCTCCGATCCTTTCCCAAAATATAATTGATTTCCTTCCGATAACAACAATACTTTATGAAACATATAAAAAAGCCTACTTGAAGGTTGATGAATAGTCATAACAATCGTTTTTCCGCCTCTCACTAACTCCGATAACATCGAAATGATCTTTTGAGCAGTTGTGGAATCAAGCCCTGACGTCGGTTCATCCGAAAGCAACAAACTAGGGTTTATGAGCATTTCCTGCCCAATACTAACTCTTTTTCGTTCACCACCCGATACACCTCTTAACAAGGGCCCACCGATTATGCTACCCTTGCATCTTGTCAACCCAAGTTTTTCGATCACATCTTCGGCTTTCATGATCTTTTCTTGAGTAGTTAAAGTATCAGGCAACCGAAGTAAAGCGGTGTACACTAGGGTTTCGGTGACTGTTAAATGAGGGTATAAAACATCATCTTGTGTAACAAAACCTGTGTTTCGTTTCATTGTACTCGAAAAAGGTTTGCCATTGTAGTTGATTGTGCCACCAAGTTTTCCGCATAATCGGCCACCTAATGCCGTCAAGAGGGTGGTTTTGCCACTGCCAGATGGACCTAAAATTGCTAGCATTTCACCAGGATACACCACGCCTGTAAGTTCTTTTAATATCTGCTTCTTTATTGATTCATTTTCGTTGTGTTTCAAAAATCCTTGTTTCTTGATAGTAACTGTATAAACCACTTCATGAAACTGTCCATTGCATTCCAT from Rutidosis leptorrhynchoides isolate AG116_Rl617_1_P2 chromosome 9, CSIRO_AGI_Rlap_v1, whole genome shotgun sequence harbors:
- the LOC139867681 gene encoding ABC transporter G family member 9-like isoform X2 gives rise to the protein MECNGQFHEVVYTVTIKKQGFLKHNENESIKKQILKELTGVVYPGEMLAILGPSGSGKTTLLTALGGRLCGKLGGTINYNGKPFSSTMKRNTGFVTQDDVLYPHLTVTETLVYTALLRLPDTLTTQEKIMKAEDVIEKLGLTRCKGSIIGGPLLRGVSGGERKRVSIGQEMLINPSLLLSDEPTSGLDSTTAQKIISMLSELVRGGKTIVMTIHQPSSRLFYMFHKVLLLSEGNQLYFGKGSEVMDYFHRVGYSPFVAMNPCDFLLDLANGISPDDTSQEDQDEVKEKLVSAYKSNLAENLKTETLDFEERRVNEVSDHNKSERWSTTWLQQFTILLRRGLKQRRHESFDVLQISEVVIIAFICGLLWWQSDTAHLQDQSGLLFFYTAFWGFLPLFLAIFTFPQERDMLEKERSSGMYRLSSYFMSRTIVDLPMVLVLPTVFCIITYWMAGLKSDLASFVYALFALLLCVMVSQGLGLAIGALVMDVKSATLLGSVIMLTFILAGGYYVQHVPPFISWIKYISVSLYTYKLLIGSQYAKDETYQCGNNQTCLVAEYPAIKSIGLDGQVISLVALLTMMVLYRVVAYLALTRVGVIKK
- the LOC139867681 gene encoding ABC transporter G family member 9-like isoform X1, encoding MADIEAQFASSIFNKGDRSVTLKFHEVVYTVTIKKQGFLKHNENESIKKQILKELTGVVYPGEMLAILGPSGSGKTTLLTALGGRLCGKLGGTINYNGKPFSSTMKRNTGFVTQDDVLYPHLTVTETLVYTALLRLPDTLTTQEKIMKAEDVIEKLGLTRCKGSIIGGPLLRGVSGGERKRVSIGQEMLINPSLLLSDEPTSGLDSTTAQKIISMLSELVRGGKTIVMTIHQPSSRLFYMFHKVLLLSEGNQLYFGKGSEVMDYFHRVGYSPFVAMNPCDFLLDLANGISPDDTSQEDQDEVKEKLVSAYKSNLAENLKTETLDFEERRVNEVSDHNKSERWSTTWLQQFTILLRRGLKQRRHESFDVLQISEVVIIAFICGLLWWQSDTAHLQDQSGLLFFYTAFWGFLPLFLAIFTFPQERDMLEKERSSGMYRLSSYFMSRTIVDLPMVLVLPTVFCIITYWMAGLKSDLASFVYALFALLLCVMVSQGLGLAIGALVMDVKSATLLGSVIMLTFILAGGYYVQHVPPFISWIKYISVSLYTYKLLIGSQYAKDETYQCGNNQTCLVAEYPAIKSIGLDGQVISLVALLTMMVLYRVVAYLALTRVGVIKK
- the LOC139867681 gene encoding ABC transporter G family member 9-like isoform X3; protein product: MLAILGPSGSGKTTLLTALGGRLCGKLGGTINYNGKPFSSTMKRNTGFVTQDDVLYPHLTVTETLVYTALLRLPDTLTTQEKIMKAEDVIEKLGLTRCKGSIIGGPLLRGVSGGERKRVSIGQEMLINPSLLLSDEPTSGLDSTTAQKIISMLSELVRGGKTIVMTIHQPSSRLFYMFHKVLLLSEGNQLYFGKGSEVMDYFHRVGYSPFVAMNPCDFLLDLANGISPDDTSQEDQDEVKEKLVSAYKSNLAENLKTETLDFEERRVNEVSDHNKSERWSTTWLQQFTILLRRGLKQRRHESFDVLQISEVVIIAFICGLLWWQSDTAHLQDQSGLLFFYTAFWGFLPLFLAIFTFPQERDMLEKERSSGMYRLSSYFMSRTIVDLPMVLVLPTVFCIITYWMAGLKSDLASFVYALFALLLCVMVSQGLGLAIGALVMDVKSATLLGSVIMLTFILAGGYYVQHVPPFISWIKYISVSLYTYKLLIGSQYAKDETYQCGNNQTCLVAEYPAIKSIGLDGQVISLVALLTMMVLYRVVAYLALTRVGVIKK